In the Malassezia vespertilionis chromosome 3, complete sequence genome, one interval contains:
- a CDS encoding uncharacterized protein (TransMembrane:1 (o646-664i); EggNog:ENOG503Q47A; COG:K; BUSCO:EOG09260WUA) produces the protein MGPMLAAQRPSAPSTQLEEIYLQPGPRNRLVLSLCSDIPSQVNWAFARLAAYSQQLGDRFLLADYPGLDEVLMSYVQRLCAALRGEPRSEWDASNDQDEHVDGRVVDQGIGAPGENGGMGLGMACVHLAVPKRRQVALPLPAHFSPSSVPRDAQTLRHALAAVLVLRNVTLTMQNAARLTAFPGVLQIVAEALQHSMTTQSLVDWNTCADFRVNLLEILESLASRIQLSEWVQSAYTGAGEPEERAVRTEDRVFALLHTLLHTTKDRALLLGSLRCMRAIVSNPANEHVLSETTWSHTPLRLHIIPRCLALLPLTQDPELLESGLDLLYQMIVTGENAILIGALTVAQVSAAVDASSLWQDDADTRPLVDSVVGYLVRNLSLGKTVWERDSVITANTSAPWSAEVPSAARQRRLRERALREKRERLTVEERNQWKTLRPEEKEQLQQMHEPERGIAWMKMLFEQDSLGEVTQMEFWITYRDQFTPMAAHGAAPLQPAANLIRNVSQTFPGAAAMVISPGIGQQPRFIIRGISLRDRSQASFACSWEDCPAPQAPCAEAIKDHLDVHASAAKDGQCRWHNCNANTQDSPDANSLLRQHVRTHMPQPVDDVQLAVPGPPAQGTMDHPGTITFEVERTPSVPSAAPQEGPLPCGVAFLSALVLRFVTRAARNVLKRSGAGCPTHTYGGAQSSSKAPLEGGDMFGCPIPPTMQDANGGLDGVQKAPAVSAAQIAAARDLMNALASREDAMVKVALQNDILCRIISDTLVLIRTPSAEHTM, from the coding sequence GCATACTCGCAGCAGTTGGGCGATCGGTTTCTGCTGGCAGACTACCCCGGACTGGATGAAGTGCTCATGTCCTACGTGCAGCGGCTGTGTgccgcactgcgcggcgagccaCGCTCCGAGTGGGACGCGAGCAACGACCAGGACGAGCATGTAGACGGGCGCGTGGTGGACCAAGGAATAGGTGCGCCGGGCGAGAATGGAGGCATGGGTCTCGGCATGGCGTGTGTCCATCTTGCCGTGCCAAAGCGGCGGCAAGTTGCATTGCCGCTGCCTGCGCACTTTAGCccaagcagcgtgccgaggGACGCACAAACTCTCCGGCATGCGCTCGCAGCCGTGCTCGTGTTGCGCAACGTAACTTTGACGATGCAAAACGCTGCAAGGCTGACCGCATTCCCGGGCGTGTTGCAAATCGTTGCGGAAGCGCTCCAGCACAGCATGACGACGCAATCGCTGGTGGATTGGAATACGTGTGCCGACTTTCGCGTGAATCTGCTCGAGATTCTAGAGTCCCTTGCATCCAGGATCCAGCTCAGCGAGTGGGTCCAAAGCGCATACACGGGAGCGGGCGAGCCTGAGGAGCGAGCGGTGCGCACCGAGGACCGTGTTTTTGCCCTGCTCCACACGCTCCTCCATACGACAAAAGACCGCGCACTGCTCTTGGGAAGTTTgcggtgcatgcgtgcaATTGTATCGAACCCAGCCAACGAACATGTGCTTAGCGAAACGACGTGGTCGCACACGCccctgcgcctgcataTTATTCCGCGctgccttgcgctccttcCGCTCACGCAGGACCCAGAGCTGCTGGAATCTGGGCTTGATTTGCTGTACCAGATGATCGTCACGGGCGAAAATGCAATCTTGATCGGCGCACTGACTGTGGCGCAAGTGTCTGCGGCTGTGGATGCAAGTAGCTTGTGGCAGGACGACGCGGACACGCGGCCTTTGGTCGACTCTGTCGTCGGCTACCTTGTGCGCAACTTGTCGCTCGGCAAGACGGTTTGGGAGCGCGACTCGGTCATCACAGCCAACACCTCTGCGCCGTGGAGCGCAGAGGTGCctagcgccgcgcgccagcgccgccttcgcgagcgtgcgctgcgcgagaagcGCGAGCGACTGACGGTAGAGGAGCGCAACCAGTGGAAGACGCTCCGCCCTgaagaaaaagagcagctgcagcaaaTGCATGAGCcagagcgcggcattgcgTGGATGAAGATGCTGTTTGAGCAGGACTCGCTAGGCGAAGTCACCCAAATGGAGTTTTGGATTACGTACCGCGACCAGTTTACGCCCATGGCAGcacatggcgcagcgccgctaCAACCCGCTGCAAACTTGATCCGAAACGTTTCCCAAACGTTTCCCGGGGCGGCTGCTATGGTCATTTCTCCCGGTATCGGCCAGCAGCCGCGCTTCATCATCCGGGGTATTTCGCTGCGCGATCGGTCCCAGGCCTCCTTTGCGTGTTCATGGGAGGActgcccagcgccgcaagcgccttgtgcaGAGGCAATCAAGGACCACTTGGATGTGCACGCCAGTGCGGCTAAAGACGGGCAGTGTCGCTGGCACAACTGCAATGCAAACACGCAGGATTCGCCAGACGCAAACTCGCTCCTGCGCCAGCATGTGCGCACGCATATGCCGCAGCCGGTAGACGATGTACAGCTCGCCGTACCGGGACcgccagcgcaaggaacCATGGATCATCCGGGGACGATTACATTTGAAGtcgagcgcacgccgtctgtgccgagcgccgcgccgcaggaaGGGCCGCTGCCTTGCGGCGTCGCTTTCCTGTCTGCATTGGTGCTTCGCTTTgtgacgcgcgccgcgcgcaatgttttgaaacgcagcggcgcaggatgTCCGACACACACgtacggcggcgcgcagtcGAGTTCCAAGGCGCCGTTGGAGGGCGGTGACATGTTTGGATGCCCCATTCCCCCGACTATGCAAGACGCAAATGGAGGGCTGGACGGCGTGCAAAAGGCGCCGGCGGTCAGTGCAGCACAAatcgccgcagcgcgcgatctAATGAATGCGCTCGCAAGCCGCGAAGATGCCATGGTGAAggtggcgctgcagaatgATATCCTGTGTCGCATCATTAGCGATACGCTCGTCTTGATCCGTACACCGAGCGCGGAGCACACTATGTAG
- the vps5 gene encoding Vacuolar protein sorting-associated protein vps5 (EggNog:ENOG503NUKF; COG:E; COG:I; COG:U) gives MRVLVTGASGLLGRALMTACEDAGYDTHGTAFSRANAKVACVDLRESAEVDVLVQACKPDVVLHTAAERRPDVVERDADAVHRLNVALPAAMAKACAALHPPAYLVNLSTEYVFDGRSPPYNVDSPPNPLNAYGKSKRDAEIAVLEHGKRGFATNVRVPVLYGDTEYDGESAVNVLLGAIQPRDDASSKISMDAHARRFPTHVEDLARMLVQLCEIAQRRLRAAPPQPMPPTLHLAAKKGMSKYEMCCIMSRAWNDACGAQVTTATCLDPVYQVDAHASTQRPENCEMDTGDAEALGIDMTTVSFEEWWRSYLARRGPPRAAHRDAGLPSTDAAGQAAPTPVAANDDEVRYGQRSPTKARARAPAPAYQFNIHVGNPQRVSDRVSSHVEYTVRVTSNAPWFPRDTLSTLRRYSDFRWMHAALVQNHAGVIVPAIPEKVKIGNMAPALVELRRRSLEHALTKILEHPALRTDEDLMLFLQSQSLAADIKARDAKKGAVVTPEQKTYMGWSHSLQALRFRETDEWFKQQELFLGQLEKHMQHIVHSVMHLAQKRQALASKQDHLYKVLVALSSSTLSRHVSTSFGALSEMKKRAAEASEVLADHEANVLGLVLYEYERLVGNVRKAFATRVELWQAWQRAEEDLTKQRHRQRTNPAAHMDLQINALSHAELQAATLHTRFDDVTELCKKEFQRFEQEKALDVRAALENYMQAYQRIQQEILEEWAHCEAIVQRHAPPPTEASTIPLIMMDQTFA, from the exons ATGCGTGTGCTTGTGACGGGCGCTTCGGGCCTGCTGGGCCGCGCGCTGATGACCGCGTGTGAGGATGCCGGGTACGACACGCATGGCACTGCGTTTTCGAGAGCGAACGCAAAGGTGGCCTGTGTGGATCTGCGCGAGTCGGCGGAGGTGGACGTGCTTGTCCAAGCGTGCAAGCCAGACGTGGTGCTGCATACCGCAGCGGAGCGGCGTCCAGACgttgtcgagcgcgatgcagacgccGTGCACCGCCTGAATGTAGCGCTGCCTGCAGCCATGGCCAaagcgtgtgcggcgctaCACCCACCCGCCTACCTGGTCAACCTTTCCACAGAGTACGTGTTTGACGGGCGCAGTCCGCCGTACAACGTCGATAGCCCGCCCAACCCTCTCAATGCATACGGCAAGAGCAAACGCGACGCTGAGatcgccgtgctcgagcatggcaagcgcggcttTGCGACCAACGTTCGCGTGCCTGTGCTGTACGGCGACACGGAATACGACGGCGAGTCCGCCGTGAATGTGCTGCTCGGTGCGATCCAGCCacgcgacgatgcgtcgTCGAAGATTAGCATggacgcacacgcacgtCGGTTTCCAACGCATGTCGAGGaccttgcgcgcatgcttgtgcagctttgcgagattgcgcagcgccgccttcgcgccgcgccgccgcagcccatGCCGCCAACACTGCACCTCGCTGCGAAAAAAGGCATGTCCAAGTACGAAATGTGCTGCAtcatgtcgcgcgcgtggaacgatgcgtgcggcgcacaggtGACCACCGCAACCTGCTTGGATCCGGTGTACCAAGTGGATGCACACGCATCGACACAGCGCCCCGAAAATTGCGAGATGGACACGGGCGATGCGGAGGCGCTGGGCATAGACATGACGACCGTCTCGTTTGAGGAGTGGTGGCGTTCgtacttggcgcggcgcggacctccgcgcgctgcgcatcgcgacGCAGGCTTGCCCAGTACCGACGCCGCAGGCCAGGCCGCGCCAACGCCTGTTGCCGCGAATGACGACGAAGTGCGGTACGGACAGCGCTCGCCCACaaaagcgcgagcgcgagcgccagCGCCCGCGTACCAGTTTAACATCCACGTCGGCAACCCACAGCGCGTCAGCGACCGTGTATCTTCCCACGTCGAGTACACCGTGCGCGTCACGTCCAATGCCCCTTGGTTTCCCCGCGACACGCTTTCCACCCTACGGCGCTACAGTGACTTTCGCTGGatgcatgcagcgctcgtGCAGAACCATGCCGGGGTGATTGTCCCTGCGATCCCCGAAAAGGTCAAGATTGGGAACATGGCGCCTGCACTTGTCGAGCTGCGTCGTCGGTCGCTGGAGCATGCACTGACCAAGATTCTCGAGCACCccgccttgcgcacggACGAAGACCTGATGCTCTTTCTCCAGAGCCAATCCCTTGCCGCGGAcatcaaggcgcgcgacgcgaaaAAAGGCGCCGTCGTCACGCCGGAGCAAAAGACGTACATGGGCTGGAGCCACTCGCTGCAGGCGTTGCGATTCCGCGAAACGGACGAGTGGTTCAAACAGCAGGAGCTTTTTTTGGGCCAGCTGGAGAAACACATGCAACACATTGTCCATAGCGTGAtgcatcttgcgcaaaagcggcaagcgcttgcgtccaAGCAGGACCACTTGTACAAggtcctcgtcgcgctttCTTCCAGCACACTTTCCCGCCACGTTTCCACatcgtttggcgcgctctCCGAGATGAAAAAACGCGCAGCGGAGGCGTCCGAGGTGCTTGCTGACCACGAGGCAAACGTGCTTGGACTTGTTTTGTACGAGTACGAACGGCTCGTTGGCAATGTGCGCAAAGCatttgcgacgcgcgtcgagcttTGGCAAGCgtggcagcgcgccgaggaagaCTTGAccaagcagcggcaccgACAGCGCACTAATCCCGCAGCGCATATGGACTTGCAAATCAACGCGCTCTCCCATGCGGAGCTGCAAGCGGCCACGCTGCACACACGCTTCGACGACGTGAccgagctgtgcaagaaAGAGTTTCAGCGCTTCGAGCAGGAAAAAGCGCtggacgtgcgcgcagcgctggagaaTTACATGCAGGCCTaccagcgcatccagcaaGAGATTTTGGAGGAGTGGGCGCACTGCGAGGCgattgtgcagcgccatgcgccgccaccCACAGAGGCATCCACG ATACCTTTGATTATGATGGACCAGACGTTTGCGTGA
- a CDS encoding uncharacterized protein (TransMembrane:1 (i12-31o); COG:D; COG:O; EggNog:ENOG503NYHB) yields MALRTRLLHPGVATHAILVYYVNIVYALRLVDTSGVVLSQVLPPVQRYLRTRSDTIQAVVAALLGNDPAFQLLRMELESAGSGRQPALSKTMRRAQEEDEVQARPEYWSDPAWAPRPVDAGPEYSQMRSRDVIDLLVGIFDDHAGFIHALERHTAQQLMHTQDYDTARVRRNNDIFKQRFGEGSLHHCDVMLADVAASARADAQFHRGAERAGVYGAVHPLFISRQFWPEIETGTFAVPARLAQALEAFAAFYADTQRQKRLRWLPHLGTVDLAVEMGDGRTVEVTATPLQAAVAELVAGEHDARIVSADHIAGALDIDRQAAVHALRFWVSHHVLSELPQGGSFAVRERI; encoded by the exons ATGGC TCTGAGGACCCGGCTCTTGCACCCGGGCGTCGCCACGCATGCCATCCTTGTATATTATGTCAATATTGTgtatgcgctgcgcctcgtggATACCAGCGGCGTGGTTCTGTCGCAGGTGCTCCCGCccgtgcagcgctacctgcgcacacgcagcgaTACCATCCAGGCCGTGGTCGCCGCACTCCTGGGAAACGACCCCGCCTTCCAGCTCTTGCGCATGGAGCTGGAAAGCGCAGGGAGCGGGCGCCAGCCAGCGCTCTCCAAAaccatgcgccgcgcacaggaagaggacgaggtGCAGGCACGCCCAGAGTACTGGTCCGACCCCGCATGGGCCCCGCGCCCCGTAGACGCGGGGCCCGAGTATAGCCagatgcgctcgcgcgatGTGATAGATCTGCTCGTCGGCATCTTTGACGACCACGCCGGCTTCATCCATGCCCTCGAGCGGCAcactgcgcagcagctgaTGCACACCCAGGACTATGACaccgcgcgtgtgcgccgcaacaaCGACATTttcaagcagcgcttcggcgAGGGAAGTCTGCACCACTGCGACGTCATGCTCGCGGATGTGGCCGCATccgcccgcgccgacgcgcaaTTCCACCgtggcgccgagcgtgcgggGGTCTACGGTGCGGTGCACCCCCTCTTTATTTCGCGCCAGTTTTGGCCGGAAATCGAAACGGGCACGTTTGCTGTGCCGGCGCGACTGGCCCAGGCATTGGAGGCGTTCGCGGCATTTTACGCAGACACACAGCGCCAAAAACGCCTGCGCTGGCTGCCCCACCTCGGCACGGTCGATCTTGCGGTGGAAATGGGCGACGGCCGCACCGTCGAGGTCACAGCGACGCcactgcaagcggcggtagccgagctcgtcgccggcgagcacgacgcacGCATCGTCTCTGCAGACCACATTGCCGGCGCACTCGACATCGATCGGCAggctgcagtgcatgcgctgcgcttttgGGTGTCGCACCATGTGCTCTCGGAACTGCCCCAGGGGGGGAGCTTTGCGGTACGCGAACGCATATAA